The nucleotide window ACCCGCCCAGCTCATCATGGCCGAAGCCAGCGTCACAGCCACCGAAAACGCCATCATGGCTGCCGTTTGCACTCAGGGCACATCTGAAATCCGCTGGGCCGCCATCGAGCCGCACGTGCAGGATCTCTGTCACTTTTTAAACAGCCTCGGCGCAGACATCCAGGGTATCGGCACTCACACGCTCATCGTCCACGGCGGCAAACTTTTGCATGGCACGGAGTACACCGTCACGCCCGATTACCTCGAAGCCGGAACCCTCGTTTTAGCCACGCTCCTGACCAACGGAACCGTGACCATCGAAAATTGCCCGGTGGATCACCTGGACAGTTTTTGGCAAAAACTTGAAGAACTCGGAGCCCAATTTGAACTCGGCCAAAATCAAGTGAAAGTACTCCCTCACGGCCCCCTCAAAGCACCTGAAAAGTTGCAAACCTCCGTTTATCCTGGCTTCCCCACCGATTTACAAGCCCCCTTCACGGTGCTGCTCACGCAATGCATCGGGGAAAGTGCCGTTCACGAAACGCTTTTCGAAGGTCGTCTCAATTATCTTACGGAGCTGGAACGCATGGGTGCAGAGGTCCATTTGCTCAACCCCCATCAAGCCCGAATCAAGGGGCCCAGTAAACTCAAAGGCACCCCTATTGTGAGCCAAGACATTCGTGCCGGAGCCGCCATGGTGCTGGCCGCGCTGCTCGCCGAGGGCGAAACCTCCATTTCAGAGATCAATTACATCGACCGTGGTTACGAACGACTCGATGAAAAACTCCGCTCACTCGGCGCCAAAATCGAACGAGTCCAAGAATAAAAACGGGCCCAAACACCATCGCCCGGCGTCTCAAAAACCACCGAAATGCGCCCCTCCAAATCGGTTCTAAACACCTCCATTCCCAAGGCGGCCGCCTTGTCGAGCGTCACCGAATGCGGATGTCCATAACTGTTGTCCACTCCACACGAAATCAGCATCCATTCAGCATCCACCGCCTCTAAAAATTCAGGGATACTGCTGCTCTCGGAACCGTGATGACCCGCCTTCAAAACGTCCGCGTCCAAGTCCACCCGCCCTTCTGCCCAAGCCTGCACCAATTCCGCTTCCACCTCTTTTTCGGCATCGCCCGTCAGCAAAACGGAATGCCCCTCCCCATCCTCCACGCGCAAGACCACCGAACTGTTGTTGATCTCCTCAAATTCCTGCCCCACTTCCTTCTTAAAAGGATAAATCACGTCTATGGTGCTGGAACCCAGGCGAAAATCCGTCGTAGCCTCGGCAAAATAAATCGCTCCATCAAAAGCTTCCACCTCCTGCAAAAAGAAGTCGTAAGCCTCGCTGTCGTAGGCGGAACCCCCAAGCAAAAGAGCCTTCACTTCAAAGCGCTGCAAAACAGGGACAAGTCCTGCCAAATGGTCCAAATGAGGATGCGTCAGCACCACCAAATCGAGTTCCCGAAACGCAGGAGGCAAGGCCGCACCCAACTCGGTCAAAACAGTAGAATCCGGCCCACCGTCCACCAAAATATGATGCTCCTCAGCCGTGGTGATCAAAAGGGCATCTCCCTGCCCAATATTCAGCGCCTCCACCTTCAAGCCCGGGCTGAGTCGCCACAAATTCACCGCCATGAAGCCGTTCAAGCCCAGGATCAAAGCTAAAAAAAGCTTAAAATTCATGCAAACACTGTGCCCTCAAAAGCCCAGGCCGCCAAATGCCCCTGCGCGCCCCCTCTTTAAAAACCTGTTGTCGGAGCTCCAACAACGTCGATCTCTTAACCCCTCTTCCTTCGGTTCACCACACCCGCTCCAGCCAAGGCCATGAGGCCAAGCAGCAGCATTTCAGGACCGGCTTCGGGCAAGCTCACTGTGCTCATCACACCTTCGGATTCATTTCCATTTTCATCCACCGCCGTCACCTTGAAGGTGTAGCTTTCACCGGGGGTCAAATCGTCCACTTCATATTCAGTTTCATCTGCATCAATGCTGATCGCGTCGTCGAAAGTCTCCCCTCCATCCATGCTTTGGTAAAGAAAGTACTTGGCCAAATCCCCCGCACTGTCCACACTGGCATCCCAAGTGAGAAGCACCGTGTCTTCAGCCGTGATTTTAGAGAGCAAGTCCGTGATGTCTTCAGGAGCAATCACATCTTCAAGATCGAGAGTTTGTGCGGTAAAGTCCACCGTGCGAGCCTCTTCAGGCAAGGCATCTCCCGCTTCATTGAGCAAGGTTTCATCTAGAGTCAGCACGTAGTCGTAACCCGGCTCCATGTCTTCGGTGACCAGGGTCACTTCTGTAAGATCGTCTTCATTCACGCTCAGGGCCAACACCTCCAATTCTTCGGAGGCATCTTCGGCCATTTGAATGGTAAAGGCACTGACTTCAGGAGCAGTCACTTTTTGACTGAAGTGCAAAACCACTTCATTGCTGCCACTGGCTTCAATTTCTTCCACCTCAAAATCTTCATCCACGTCGGCTTCAGTGGAACTGGCATTGGCAGTGCCGTCGGGTTCGTCATTTTCTACACGTTCTAAAGCGCTGCCGGTGAATAAACCGGTGTCAGAAGTTCCGCTGCTCACAGGGTTGCCGGCCAAATCTTCCACCTGAATTCCAGCCGTGAGCGTGTACTCGGCTCCGGCAATTTGCGTGTCCGTGACCAAGAACACCGTGCTGGGATCTTCTTCAGAAACATACGCGTCAAGCACATCTACAAAAGCGCCATCGCTGGCTTCCAAAGAGAAGGCGCTGGTGGGGTCTAAAGGCAAAGAAACCGCTTCCGAAAATTCCACTTGCACCAAAGCGTTGGCCACCGCTTCTGCATCCGTAACCATGGGCCCGGTAAAGTCGCCCACATCTGATTCGGCAGGAGTCACCTCCACTTCATTTGAATACACTTCCGATTCGTTTCCATCTTCATCATAGGCTTTGACCGCAAAATAGTAGGTCATTTCATTGGTGAGATTTTCCATCACATAAGTGGTGGTGTCCCCCACATCGGTGCTGCCTAAATTATAAGAACCGCGCTCTTCATAAGAGTCGAGTCCGGTATAAAGGGTATAGCCATCCACTCCTCCATCATCTGTGGCGGCATCCCAGCTGAGGGTCACTTGTCCATCGCCCGGATAAGCTTGCAGATTTTCCACTTCACTTGGAGCAGAATCCGCGGAGTCAGTGAGCACTTCAGCTTGAGCCAAAGGTGCACAAAGCAGACTGAGCAGGGCTAAGCTGCCTAGAGTTCGCGCAAGATTGCGAGAAAGATTTGCCATACGAGATGAGTTATTTTTGTTTTAAATCTAAGTATTATAGCAAAAATTCCATGCAAAATCAAATGGATGTAATGGTTCAATAGCTTTGCATCACCCCTGTGCAAAGATATGGACATGGCATACACACAAAATCCCCATCTGCCTCGGGTGCGAATGGAGGCAGCAAAGTTAGTTCTGGAAAAAGGCTGGAGCACACGCGAAGTGGCCAGACACACAGGTTTTAACCAAAGCAGCATTGTGCGGTGGGTGGAAAAGCTCAGAGGCAATAACTATGGCCACACCATTCCCACAGAAAGCTCACGTCCCCATTCGCACCCCAGTGAGCTTTCTGCAGAGACAGTGCAGAAAGTCATAGAGTACAGACTCAAGTACCAGCGGTGTGCAGAAGTGATTCACTATTTTCTGGAAAGAGATGGCTACGAAGTGAGTCTTTCCAGTGTGAAGAGAACACTCAAAAGGAACGAGATGACCAAATACAGCAAGTGGAAGAAGTGGCACCAGTATGAGGAAAGACCGCGGCCTGAAAAACCAGGCATATTGGTGCAAATAGACACGATTGTGGATGGGCCTTATTATGACAGACTTTATGTATACACTATGCTGGACGTGTGCAGCAGATGGGCCTCTGCTATGCCGGTGATGAAGATTGGAACCCACGCAAGTTGGGAGTTTATTCAGCACTCACAAGAAGACATGCCCTTTGAACTTAAAATGATCCAGACAGACCATGGAAGTGAGTTTTCCAAGTGGCTCACTAAAACGCTTGTAGCTAATGAAATTCAGCACAGGCATTCAAGAGTACGAACACCCACAGACAATGCCTATGTGGAGAGATTCAACAGAACCATCCAGGAGGAATGCCTCTCCCGAGTCCCAAAGACTTTAGAGGCTTACAAAAAAGCAATCCCTGACTTCCTTCACTATTACAATTTTGAACGTCCTCACATGGGTCTTCACATGCTAACTCCTAACGAAGTGATGCAAAGCTATTGATTACAAAACAATGGAGGCCCGTGAGCCCCCATTGAAGTTTTACTTACCGTTAATCTGAATTCTAAAATCTATTGTTCGGATTATTCATGCCTTTCTTCCCGTCGTTCGCCTTGACGAACTTCTCGAGATAAATTCAAATCCTTCGCCACTTCCCCACGTGCAATGGTCCAAGCCATGTCCGTTACTGCACTAGGATTATTAACAAGATTGGGCACTCCCATCCCTGAATACGCATCCAAATAAATTCGTGCATAGGGATCAGCAGGATGCCCACCATCGCCTTGCTTTTGACCACGCTCAGCACATCCATCCATGGTACAGGTCCCATCTGAGTCAAGAAGTTCACGAGTCTTATCACAAAGCTCACGCATCATAGGGGCAGCAACTCCTCCCAAATCAGAGAAGTGATCTGCAGGGCACACTTGACCCGCAGTACTGGCATCTCCTTCTTTCCACTCTGGGTAAAGGCGTTCCCCTCGTGCAGCTGCATAAATCATGCTCCGTGAAGCATAGTCGTAACAGGTATCCACAGGGCCATCACACTTCTCTGCAAGGGAGGCCCAAACTTTTTCAGCAGGCATAGAGTACAAATCCACTGAATTTCTCAAATCTTCGGTCACTTTATCATTAGCTTTACCACCTTTACTCCAATACAAGGTTTCAGGGACAAACGCCATATTTGTAGAGGCAATACGGCTCGCTTCCTCAAGTTCATCCGTGAACGAAAGATCATTTGACTTATGAACCGCTAAACCTCCCGCAAAAGCAGCATTAAATTGAGTCAACCAGGCCTGGGTATGCGCCTCAAAAACAGGATCTGTAATTCCTTCAAAGGGATTTTGAACAGTGAATTCAATAGAATCTACAGCAGGGCATTCCGGCTGAGCCGATACCTCCGCCACAAACATGTCTCCATCTGCCTCATTACTGGTGGCCACGTCATTGGTTCCATAGAGTGCTGTTTCTTGTGTCACAGCAGCTCCAGCCATAGGATTCCCGACCTTAGCCATATCCTCTAAACATTTCTTCATTTCTTCTACTTGCTGAAGTGTCTCAAGAAGGCGATCCCCATAAGCACTAATAGCCCGAGACTGTGCGAGTTGTTCACCCGCTGGAGTTGAAGAACGGGCCAACTCTTCTAGTTTGACTTTATTTTCATCTAGTTCTTTTCCTAACGCCACGCTCACTTCTTGCAAGCCTTCCAGTGCTTCTTCTCGATCCGTACCATAATCAAGATACCCAGCATAAATATAATTGGCTTGTTCCAACAAATCGAGTCGTCGCTTCTCAACTTCAGCACCTCGGGCAGTTTCCAAATTACGGGCAACATCTTCCATGAACCCAGCAAGTTCATTTAAACGTAGATCCGTTAACTGCTGTTGTTCAACGGCATCATTATAAGCAATGCCCTCTGGAGAATCGGGTGCGGTCCCAGCAGCAACTGAGTGTTTGCTTTGTACGCCACTCCAGTAGAGGTGAACGCTTTCAAGCGTTTCACGTCGTTCTTCTAGCATGCGCAGCAAAGCTTCATAACGGAGCACTTCCAACTCAGGGTTTTTGACACGCTTTACTTCCTGCTTCAAACCCGCCAATAGGCCATTGCTGGCGATGAGGCTCCCATCCACTACAGGGGGAGTGTGAGTGACCAAAAGCTCCTGCATAGCTTCTGTGTGCAATCTTTCTATATTTTCGAGGAAGCTGATAAAATCTTGTCTATAAAGCTCATTCAAAATCTCCTGAGTACGAGGAGCGGCCTTAAAGTCAACATTCATAAGTTCATTAGCCAAATTTTCACTATTCTCTTCAGCAAGATTATTCCGAAGGGAACCCAATCCTTGGGTTTCCCTTGCATGGGCCGCGTGAGTCACAGAGTCGCTAACACCACCAATAGCCAGCCCTGCAGCAAGTAAGTAAGTTCTGATTGACATAAAAATTTGAAATTAAAAAAGACTGCATTCTGACACATCTTAGCGATTGAGTCAATAGCAAGGGGCTTGAATAAGCCAATTTCCTGTTTTTTACAGGTTGGAAATTCCTCCCCGGGGAGGATTCCCCAGATTAAGTTTTACAAAATCAAACGAATGTTGTTTCCTGACTTCTGAAGTGCAACTGAGGTTTTAAGATTCACGTCAAGCCTCAATTCCCTCAACGGCCATCCCCAGCTGGTCTGGGAGGGGCAGGCATAAATTGAATGGGAGGGGTATTATCCTCCTCTTCAACCGGCAACTCTGGAGCAGGAGCAGGAGCCACAGGAGGAGTCACCGAAACCTCTGGAGGGGCCACGGGCACCTCTGCAGCTGGAACTTCTGAAGCGGGAGCTGCAGCCGGAGCCACAGGGATGACGGGTCCATCCCATGGGAAAATATTGACCTCAAAAGAATGGCCACCTTCTCGTAGGACGGTTAAAACTCCATCTTTTACACTGAGTGAATCGCCAGAAATAATCAAATTAATATTTTCAGCCGGCTGTTTAAGACGAGCTTCACGCGACATATTCACATACGCAGCTTTAAGCAGTGCGCCGGTAGCAAACGCATGAGGCATCTTTTCTTTCAAAACAGTTAAGATTCCCCCTGAATCCTTGGCGGTGACAGGATAAGAATCCATTTGCATGGACGTACGTTCAGGGTACTTGATTGTTTGCTTTAAAGCATCCAACTCCTTCGCAAACTTTTCTGTTTGTTCTCTGGCATGTTGAGTCTCAGCTCCTCCTACTGCCTCAATATAATCTCCAGCTTTAAAAAGTCGATGAGGCTCATTGGAAGCCAGAAGACATGTGCGAAGCGAAAGCATTGATGAGTTGGATTAAATCTCCTCATTATACCCCAAGTCACGCACAAGCTCAACTCCCAAGATCCGCCCCGCCTCCACATCCATCCATGGCCCAGTTTCGTGTCCGGCCACAAATTCCCAGTCCAACCCCTCGGGCAGCAGTGTCGGAAAGCTCAGCCCCAGTGAAGTTTTTTCCGCCCCTGCTATCTTATAAATAGGAGCCACTAGAGCGAATTGCGCCTCCCCCTCACCCCAATAACCGGCCGCCGGAGTCGAATGCACTCGCAGTCTCAAAAACCCGTCTTTAAACACCTCGGCATAACCCACTTGTTCACCATAATTCACGCGTCCATCCGCCACAGTGTACAGCTTCCAATCCCCCCATTTGTTTGGCAAAACAAGCCCTTCACTTTCCACAAAAATCGTAAGATAGCGCAAGGTGTAAGGCCCCTCCGAATCCAAGTCAAAAAACAAAACTTCCGACTGAGAACTCATTTGAATGGACCCCCTTTTTTCGGGCAAGATCACTCTCAACTCAGGATCCATAGGCAGCACGCCCAGCTCCTCCCCAATCGCCAAACTGTTCACTTGCTGGGCTTTCGGGACCAGCGGCCCCGTCACCACCGTCAAAACCACCAGCAGAACGGCGAGCAGCAAATGTTTGAGCGTGGAAGAGTTCATACTTTCCATCGTACTCATCCTGTTGTAGGCGGCAAGAAAATGCACTTGCAAAACTTTCGCAAACAATCTGCCTTCATGCTACGATGGGCTCCCTCCTTCCCCAGCACATGTCACTTTTAGACGGACTCAACGAAAAGCAGCAGGAAGCCGTGCAGGCGACCGAAGGCCCGGTGCTCATCATCGCTGGAGCCGGTTCGGGCAAAACCCGTGCGCTCACAGCCCGCGTGGCCTACCTGATCGAAGAAAAAAACGTGCGTCCCTGGAACATCTTGGCCGTGACTTTCACCAACAAAGCAGCCGGAGAAATGAAGGAAAGAATCACAAAACTCCTCGCTCGCCCCGACTTCGAAACCGAGATGCCCACCGTGGGCACCTTTCACTCGATTTGCGCCCAACTTTTGCGTCGTCACATCCACCTTTTGGGCTACGAAAATCAATTCGTCATCTACGACGCGAACGATCAAGTCGTGCTGATGAAGGAAATAATGAAAGAGCGCCACATCGACGAAAAACAGCTCAACCCCAAAGCCGTGCTCGGGCACATTTCTCAGGCTAAAAATCAACTCATGGGCCCCGAAGATTACGCCCAGCACGCGCACAATATGTTCACCGAAAAAGTCGGCGAACTCTACAAGCCCTACCAACGTCGCCTTGCCCAAAACCAAGCCCTGGATTTTGATGACCTCATTTTAAAAACCGTCGAACTTTTTGAAAAATTCCCCGAGCTTCTCGACCAATACCAAGAGCGCTACCTTTACATTTCCGTGGACGAATACCAAGACACCAACCACGCCCAATACACCCTGGTGAAAATGCTCGCGGCCAAGTACCGCAACCTCTGTGTGATCGGCGATCCCGATCAGTCCATTTATTCCTGGCGCGGAGCAAACATGCAAAACATCCTCGATTTTGAAAAGGATTACCCCGAAGCCCTGGTCATTAAACTGGAGCAAAATTATCGCTCGACCGCACTCATTTTAGATGCGGCCCATGCGGTGATTCAGCGCAATCAAAAGCGCAAAGAAAAAAAATTATGGACCCATCGTGAAGGCGGTGAAAAGCTCAAAGTCTGGCACTCCCGCGACGAACGCGACGAGGCCTACAAGGTGGCCGAAGCCATCTTGAAACACGTCCGCCTCGCCCAAGCGACCGGCGAAAAACTCACCCCCGACTACCGTGAATTCGCGGTGCTCTACCGCACCAACGCCCAATCCCGCGTGCTCGAAGAAGCCTTCATGCGTTTTGGCATCCCTTACAAAATTGTAGGTGGGGTCAAATTTTACCTGCGCAAAGAGATCAAAGACCTCATCGCCTACCTGCGTGTCATTCAAAATCCAAACGACAGCGTGAGCCTGCTGCGCAT belongs to Candidatus Peregrinibacteria bacterium and includes:
- the murA gene encoding UDP-N-acetylglucosamine 1-carboxyvinyltransferase, yielding MPKFLIQGGHTLQGTVTVSGSKNAALPILAATILATEPVILHKVPDISDVHAFLKILSSLGAEVTFNAGTVTVNPAHLSPTQIDAHLVKHMRASILLLGPLLGRFGEVRLAYPGGCVLGKRSVHAHVHALSALGAQLIESSEEIHMKATLKPAQLIMAEASVTATENAIMAAVCTQGTSEIRWAAIEPHVQDLCHFLNSLGADIQGIGTHTLIVHGGKLLHGTEYTVTPDYLEAGTLVLATLLTNGTVTIENCPVDHLDSFWQKLEELGAQFELGQNQVKVLPHGPLKAPEKLQTSVYPGFPTDLQAPFTVLLTQCIGESAVHETLFEGRLNYLTELERMGAEVHLLNPHQARIKGPSKLKGTPIVSQDIRAGAAMVLAALLAEGETSISEINYIDRGYERLDEKLRSLGAKIERVQE
- a CDS encoding MBL fold metallo-hydrolase, translating into MNFKLFLALILGLNGFMAVNLWRLSPGLKVEALNIGQGDALLITTAEEHHILVDGGPDSTVLTELGAALPPAFRELDLVVLTHPHLDHLAGLVPVLQRFEVKALLLGGSAYDSEAYDFFLQEVEAFDGAIYFAEATTDFRLGSSTIDVIYPFKKEVGQEFEEINNSSVVLRVEDGEGHSVLLTGDAEKEVEAELVQAWAEGRVDLDADVLKAGHHGSESSSIPEFLEAVDAEWMLISCGVDNSYGHPHSVTLDKAAALGMEVFRTDLEGRISVVFETPGDGVWARFYSWTRSILAPSERSFSSSRS
- a CDS encoding fibronectin type III domain-containing protein translates to MANLSRNLARTLGSLALLSLLCAPLAQAEVLTDSADSAPSEVENLQAYPGDGQVTLSWDAATDDGGVDGYTLYTGLDSYEERGSYNLGSTDVGDTTTYVMENLTNEMTYYFAVKAYDEDGNESEVYSNEVEVTPAESDVGDFTGPMVTDAEAVANALVQVEFSEAVSLPLDPTSAFSLEASDGAFVDVLDAYVSEEDPSTVFLVTDTQIAGAEYTLTAGIQVEDLAGNPVSSGTSDTGLFTGSALERVENDEPDGTANASSTEADVDEDFEVEEIEASGSNEVVLHFSQKVTAPEVSAFTIQMAEDASEELEVLALSVNEDDLTEVTLVTEDMEPGYDYVLTLDETLLNEAGDALPEEARTVDFTAQTLDLEDVIAPEDITDLLSKITAEDTVLLTWDASVDSAGDLAKYFLYQSMDGGETFDDAISIDADETEYEVDDLTPGESYTFKVTAVDENGNESEGVMSTVSLPEAGPEMLLLGLMALAGAGVVNRRKRG
- a CDS encoding IS481 family transposase, encoding MAYTQNPHLPRVRMEAAKLVLEKGWSTREVARHTGFNQSSIVRWVEKLRGNNYGHTIPTESSRPHSHPSELSAETVQKVIEYRLKYQRCAEVIHYFLERDGYEVSLSSVKRTLKRNEMTKYSKWKKWHQYEERPRPEKPGILVQIDTIVDGPYYDRLYVYTMLDVCSRWASAMPVMKIGTHASWEFIQHSQEDMPFELKMIQTDHGSEFSKWLTKTLVANEIQHRHSRVRTPTDNAYVERFNRTIQEECLSRVPKTLEAYKKAIPDFLHYYNFERPHMGLHMLTPNEVMQSY
- a CDS encoding UvrD-helicase domain-containing protein — protein: MSLLDGLNEKQQEAVQATEGPVLIIAGAGSGKTRALTARVAYLIEEKNVRPWNILAVTFTNKAAGEMKERITKLLARPDFETEMPTVGTFHSICAQLLRRHIHLLGYENQFVIYDANDQVVLMKEIMKERHIDEKQLNPKAVLGHISQAKNQLMGPEDYAQHAHNMFTEKVGELYKPYQRRLAQNQALDFDDLILKTVELFEKFPELLDQYQERYLYISVDEYQDTNHAQYTLVKMLAAKYRNLCVIGDPDQSIYSWRGANMQNILDFEKDYPEALVIKLEQNYRSTALILDAAHAVIQRNQKRKEKKLWTHREGGEKLKVWHSRDERDEAYKVAEAILKHVRLAQATGEKLTPDYREFAVLYRTNAQSRVLEEAFMRFGIPYKIVGGVKFYLRKEIKDLIAYLRVIQNPNDSVSLLRIINTPARKIGPKAIEQIQNEATLADVSFFTALEKQTDSKAMTAFSTLIHHFRNLSEEFAVAGLIKHVIAESGYRDMLLADQSPEGEARLQNIQELISVADKYEALEPRISLATFLEEISLVSDLDDLDDVPNSVTLMTLHSAKGLEYPVVFITGLEEGIFPHSRALFEPHELEEERRLMYVGITRAMDHLYLLYAKQRMLFGEFKQNAPSQFLLDLPEDSVEGNTPTPAVPGFGGKIFGDPDSNFVPEVSFTPDDPENRPIPMEDDAGFDIPQLQDGDRVFHKTFGEGVVIQVAGSMVTVAFKMAGLRKLSLSIAPLRKI